Proteins co-encoded in one Pogona vitticeps strain Pit_001003342236 chromosome 9, PviZW2.1, whole genome shotgun sequence genomic window:
- the LOC110082801 gene encoding CYFIP-related Rac1 interactor A isoform X1, producing the protein MGNLLKVLTYNELDQGPNFFLDFEHAQPTEAETAVWNQVNAVLEEAQTILAELQSYTGAGQEIREAIQNPSDLQLQEKAWNAVCPLVAKLKRFYEFSLRLENALRSLLEALTSPPYAPTQHLEREQALAKQFAEILHFTLSFDELKMTNPAIQNDFSYYRRTISRNRINNLQLDSESEVNNEMANRMSLFYAEATPMLKTLSNATTKFVSENKTLPIEDTTDCLSTMACVCRVMLETPEYRSRFTNTETLLFCMRVMVGVIILYDHVHPVGAFAKTSKIDMKGCIKVLKDQPSNSTEGLLNALRYTTRHLNDDTTSKQIRALLQ; encoded by the exons ATGGGGAACCTTCTTAAAGTGTTGACTTATAACGAGCTTGACCAAGGGCCTAATTTTTTCCTTGACTTTGAAC ACGCTCAGCCTACGGAAGCCGAAACGGCCGTGTGGAATCAGGTGAATGCCGTCCTGGAGGAAGCCCAGACCATCCTGGCAGAGCTGCAGTCCTACACGGGAGCAGGCCAGGAGATCCGAGAG GCCATTCAAAACCCCAGCGACCTGCAGCTCCAGGAGAAGGCCTGGAACGCCGTCTGTCCGCTGGTGGCCAAGCTGAAGCGGTTCTACGAGTTTTCTCTTCGGCTTG AGAATGCCTTGAGGAGCTTGCTGGAGGCGCTCACCAGCCCGCCCTATGCACCGACTCAGCACCTGGAAAGGGAACAAGCGCTAGCCAAGCAGTTTGCCGAGATTCTGCACTTCACGCTCAGCTTTGATGAGCTCAAG ATGACCAACCCTGCCATCCAGAATGATTTCAGTTACTACAGAAGAACCATCAGCCGAAACCGGATCAACAACCTGCAG CTCGATTCGGAGAGCGAAGTGAACAACGAAATGGCCAACCGGATGTCCCTCTTCTATGCCGAGGCCACCCCCATGCTGAAGACGCTGAGCAACGCCACCACCAAGTTTGTTTCCGAG AACAAAACTCTTCCGATAGAGGATACGACCGACTGCTTAAGCACCATGGCCTGCGTCTGCCGAGTAATGCTGGAAACGCC GGAATACCGCAGCCGATTCACCAACACTGAAACTCTCCTTTTCTGCATGCGCGTGATGGTGGGGGTCATCATCCTCTACGACCACGTACACCCTGTGGGGGCTTTTGCCAAGACCTCCAAAATTGAT ATGAAAGGTTGCATCAAGGTCTTGAAGGACCAGCCGTCCAACAGCACAGAAGGTCTTCTGAATGCACTGAG GTACACCACCCGGCATCTCAACGATGACACCACGTCCAAGCAAATCCGGGCCTTGCTGCAATGA
- the LOC110082801 gene encoding CYFIP-related Rac1 interactor A isoform X2 produces MGNLIKVLGKDLENCPHFFLDFENAQPTEAETAVWNQVNAVLEEAQTILAELQSYTGAGQEIREAIQNPSDLQLQEKAWNAVCPLVAKLKRFYEFSLRLENALRSLLEALTSPPYAPTQHLEREQALAKQFAEILHFTLSFDELKMTNPAIQNDFSYYRRTISRNRINNLQLDSESEVNNEMANRMSLFYAEATPMLKTLSNATTKFVSENKTLPIEDTTDCLSTMACVCRVMLETPEYRSRFTNTETLLFCMRVMVGVIILYDHVHPVGAFAKTSKIDMKGCIKVLKDQPSNSTEGLLNALRYTTRHLNDDTTSKQIRALLQ; encoded by the exons ATGGGCAACCTGATAAAGGTATTGGGCAAAGATTTAGAAAACTGTCCtcattttttcctggattttgaaA ACGCTCAGCCTACGGAAGCCGAAACGGCCGTGTGGAATCAGGTGAATGCCGTCCTGGAGGAAGCCCAGACCATCCTGGCAGAGCTGCAGTCCTACACGGGAGCAGGCCAGGAGATCCGAGAG GCCATTCAAAACCCCAGCGACCTGCAGCTCCAGGAGAAGGCCTGGAACGCCGTCTGTCCGCTGGTGGCCAAGCTGAAGCGGTTCTACGAGTTTTCTCTTCGGCTTG AGAATGCCTTGAGGAGCTTGCTGGAGGCGCTCACCAGCCCGCCCTATGCACCGACTCAGCACCTGGAAAGGGAACAAGCGCTAGCCAAGCAGTTTGCCGAGATTCTGCACTTCACGCTCAGCTTTGATGAGCTCAAG ATGACCAACCCTGCCATCCAGAATGATTTCAGTTACTACAGAAGAACCATCAGCCGAAACCGGATCAACAACCTGCAG CTCGATTCGGAGAGCGAAGTGAACAACGAAATGGCCAACCGGATGTCCCTCTTCTATGCCGAGGCCACCCCCATGCTGAAGACGCTGAGCAACGCCACCACCAAGTTTGTTTCCGAG AACAAAACTCTTCCGATAGAGGATACGACCGACTGCTTAAGCACCATGGCCTGCGTCTGCCGAGTAATGCTGGAAACGCC GGAATACCGCAGCCGATTCACCAACACTGAAACTCTCCTTTTCTGCATGCGCGTGATGGTGGGGGTCATCATCCTCTACGACCACGTACACCCTGTGGGGGCTTTTGCCAAGACCTCCAAAATTGAT ATGAAAGGTTGCATCAAGGTCTTGAAGGACCAGCCGTCCAACAGCACAGAAGGTCTTCTGAATGCACTGAG GTACACCACCCGGCATCTCAACGATGACACCACGTCCAAGCAAATCCGGGCCTTGCTGCAATGA
- the LOC110082801 gene encoding CYFIP-related Rac1 interactor A isoform X3, whose protein sequence is MTNPAIQNDFSYYRRTISRNRINNLQLDSESEVNNEMANRMSLFYAEATPMLKTLSNATTKFVSENKTLPIEDTTDCLSTMACVCRVMLETPEYRSRFTNTETLLFCMRVMVGVIILYDHVHPVGAFAKTSKIDMKGCIKVLKDQPSNSTEGLLNALRYTTRHLNDDTTSKQIRALLQ, encoded by the exons ATGACCAACCCTGCCATCCAGAATGATTTCAGTTACTACAGAAGAACCATCAGCCGAAACCGGATCAACAACCTGCAG CTCGATTCGGAGAGCGAAGTGAACAACGAAATGGCCAACCGGATGTCCCTCTTCTATGCCGAGGCCACCCCCATGCTGAAGACGCTGAGCAACGCCACCACCAAGTTTGTTTCCGAG AACAAAACTCTTCCGATAGAGGATACGACCGACTGCTTAAGCACCATGGCCTGCGTCTGCCGAGTAATGCTGGAAACGCC GGAATACCGCAGCCGATTCACCAACACTGAAACTCTCCTTTTCTGCATGCGCGTGATGGTGGGGGTCATCATCCTCTACGACCACGTACACCCTGTGGGGGCTTTTGCCAAGACCTCCAAAATTGAT ATGAAAGGTTGCATCAAGGTCTTGAAGGACCAGCCGTCCAACAGCACAGAAGGTCTTCTGAATGCACTGAG GTACACCACCCGGCATCTCAACGATGACACCACGTCCAAGCAAATCCGGGCCTTGCTGCAATGA